TTCGGCACGGGCGAAGAGATCATCGATGTCGCTGTATTCATAGGCTGCAACAGCTGCCACCACGCCCTGGTGATTGCCGTCGACTAACTGGTCGATCTTTTTCTTAGGGGCTTTCTGTACAAGGACACCGTGTTCTTTGGCCGCCTGCTCGATTTTTCGGGCGGCCTGGGGCTGAAGCTGTTCAGATACGAAAACCTTGTTGATCGAGCGGCCTGATTTGATAGCTTCCATTACGCTGTTTTTTCCAAGAATCCACTCTTCATTCATTGCTGAACTCTCCTTTTTTCCACAAGTTGTATAGCATTCTTTATTAATTCTTCCAGACGGTCCTCATGCCCTGATAAGTAGTGAAAGCCTAGGACGGCTTCAAACGCTGTAGAGTACCGGTACGTCTGTACATCTGTATTCTTCGGGACACTGCCGGATTTAGCATTGCGGCCCCGGCGCAGCACACCCTCTTCTTCCTCTGTCAGCATCTGATTTTCCTGCCAGGCCTGTACAACTTGAGCCTGAGATTTAGCCGAAACAAATTGAACGGCTGCTTTATGCAGCTGATCCGGCTTAACCTCTCCTTTTTCAATCAGATGGCGGCGGACATATAATTCATAAACACTGTCACCCATATAAGCGAGGGCCAGGCTTTTCATCTGCTTTACATCCGTTGAGGCCATAACGTTTACCCTCGCTTCCAGCGGGTGCCTTGTGATGTATCTTCAAGGATGATGTTACGTGCTTTTAATTCATCACGAATTTCATCAGCGCGCGCAAAGTTGCGTTCTTTTCGCGCCTGCTTTCTTTCTTCGATTAAGGCATCTACTTCCTCATCCAATAACTCTTCTTCCTGAGAAACTTTCAGGCCTAATACACTCATCAGCTCTTCAAGTGTCTGCTCAAAAGCCTGCAGTACTTCGGTGTGAGTTTGTTCAGACTGTAAATATAAGTTGATCGACTTCGTCAGATCGAATAGAACGGAAATAGCATTCGCTGTATTGAAGTCATCGTCCATTTCTTTAATGAACTGCTGCTTATGCTGTGTGATTTCGCTCAGCCATTTTTCATTGTCGCCAGCAAGGTTGACGCTTGATTCCATACGGTGCTTTAAATTTTCATACGCATTACGTATGCGATCAAAACTGCTCTTCGCTCCCGCTAACAGCTCATCACTAAAGTTAATAGGATGGCGGTA
This window of the Halobacillus sp. Marseille-Q1614 genome carries:
- a CDS encoding Mini-ribonuclease 3 translates to MASTDVKQMKSLALAYMGDSVYELYVRRHLIEKGEVKPDQLHKAAVQFVSAKSQAQVVQAWQENQMLTEEEEGVLRRGRNAKSGSVPKNTDVQTYRYSTAFEAVLGFHYLSGHEDRLEELIKNAIQLVEKRRVQQ